A single genomic interval of Arthrobacter methylotrophus harbors:
- a CDS encoding 4-hydroxy-3-methylbut-2-enyl diphosphate reductase, whose product MSSSAVSIPMPSVPRRRRTPEEVLAAAPVTGAKRVLLAAPRGYCAGVDRAVIAVEKALEHYGPPVYVRKQIVHNVHVVTSLEEKGAIFVDETDEVPEGALVIFSAHGVSPAVVQSAEDRGLRTIDATCPLVTKVHREAVRFAKDDYDILLIGHDGHEEVEGTAGEAPDHIQIINGPHEVDKVTVRDPEKTIWLSQTTLSVDETMETVRMLKERFPTLQDPPSDDICYATTNRQVAIKKIAPQADLVIVVGSANSSNSVRLVEVALEYGAKASHRVDFANEVDESWFEGVATVGVTSGASVPEVLVQDVLRLLADYGYGAVEEIVTAEEDLLFSLPKELRATLKEAGDVTRALGGRGNRPTS is encoded by the coding sequence ATGAGCAGCTCAGCAGTCTCCATTCCGATGCCCTCTGTCCCGCGTAGGCGCCGGACGCCGGAAGAGGTGCTGGCTGCCGCGCCAGTAACCGGTGCCAAACGGGTCCTGCTCGCGGCACCGCGCGGATATTGCGCAGGAGTCGACCGCGCTGTCATTGCGGTGGAGAAGGCGTTGGAACACTATGGGCCGCCCGTGTACGTGCGCAAGCAGATCGTGCATAACGTGCATGTGGTCACCTCCCTGGAGGAAAAGGGAGCCATCTTCGTCGACGAGACGGATGAAGTGCCCGAAGGCGCGTTGGTGATCTTCTCTGCTCACGGCGTGTCCCCGGCCGTCGTGCAGTCGGCCGAAGACCGCGGCCTGCGCACCATCGATGCGACGTGCCCCCTCGTCACGAAAGTCCATCGCGAAGCCGTCCGCTTCGCGAAAGACGATTACGATATTCTCCTGATCGGCCATGACGGGCACGAGGAAGTGGAAGGCACGGCCGGCGAAGCCCCGGACCACATCCAGATCATCAACGGTCCGCACGAGGTGGACAAAGTCACCGTGCGGGATCCGGAGAAGACCATCTGGCTTTCGCAAACCACCCTGAGCGTGGACGAGACCATGGAAACGGTCCGAATGCTCAAGGAGCGATTCCCCACGTTGCAGGATCCGCCCAGCGACGACATCTGCTATGCCACCACCAACCGCCAAGTCGCCATCAAGAAGATCGCCCCGCAGGCCGACCTGGTGATCGTGGTCGGGTCGGCGAATTCCTCCAACTCCGTGCGGCTCGTCGAGGTGGCGCTCGAGTATGGTGCGAAGGCCTCCCACCGGGTCGACTTCGCGAACGAGGTCGACGAAAGCTGGTTCGAGGGCGTCGCTACCGTTGGCGTGACCTCCGGCGCATCCGTTCCCGAGGTCCTGGTCCAGGACGTCCTCCGCTTGCTGGCCGACTACGGCTACGGTGCGGTTGAGGAAATCGTGACAGCGGAGGAAGACCTCTTGTTCTCCTTGCCTAAGGAACTGCGCGCCACCCTCAAAGAAGCCGGCGACGTCACCCGTGCTCTGGGCGGACGCGGAAACCGTCCGACGTCCTAG
- the rmuC gene encoding DNA recombination protein RmuC: MDGFAVILALFMLLLGAAGGLVAGFLFFRRRSLALEEDFDGVSARLSAVNAQFAAADAERRLLLSQNRELNESRNQDGSVLRALGPVAEKLTAVQQQVSLLERDRLEQYGQLAQQLQEARLSDEQLLRSTHALASALRSNSARGQWGEVQLRRVVEAAGMLRHVDFHEQVHSASVDNAVRPDLVVQLPGGKQLVVDAKVPLASYLAAQEQGNALHWAGNVTGSSGTDALLLAHAKALKSHVDALGSKKYWDIPGNSPELVICFLPAESILAAALEADPALLDHALSRNVVLASPGTLLAVLKSVAFTWRQDVLTDNARELFELARQLYERMGTLGENVGKLGSSLKTSVDRYNALVGTLEARVLPTARKLNAMDTEGLQSPPAVEAVPRTLAAPELIEGESAA; this comes from the coding sequence ATGGATGGTTTTGCAGTGATTCTCGCGTTGTTCATGCTTCTTCTCGGAGCGGCCGGCGGCCTGGTGGCCGGGTTCCTCTTCTTCAGGCGTCGCAGCCTCGCGCTGGAAGAAGATTTCGACGGCGTCTCGGCCCGCCTTTCCGCGGTAAACGCCCAGTTTGCCGCCGCCGACGCCGAACGGCGGCTTTTGTTGTCACAGAACCGTGAACTGAACGAGTCCAGAAACCAGGATGGAAGCGTGCTGCGTGCCCTTGGCCCGGTTGCCGAGAAACTGACGGCTGTCCAGCAACAGGTATCGCTTCTGGAACGGGACCGATTGGAACAGTACGGGCAGCTTGCCCAACAGCTCCAGGAAGCCCGGCTGTCGGACGAACAACTGCTGCGCTCCACCCATGCCCTCGCATCTGCCCTGCGATCCAACAGCGCACGGGGCCAGTGGGGAGAAGTCCAGCTGCGCCGGGTGGTGGAAGCGGCCGGCATGCTGCGGCACGTCGATTTTCATGAGCAAGTGCATTCCGCGTCTGTGGACAATGCTGTCCGTCCGGATCTGGTGGTCCAGTTGCCGGGTGGGAAGCAGTTGGTGGTGGATGCGAAGGTTCCGTTGGCGTCCTACCTCGCTGCCCAGGAACAGGGCAACGCGCTGCACTGGGCAGGAAACGTGACGGGAAGCTCCGGCACCGATGCTTTGCTGCTGGCTCATGCAAAAGCCCTCAAGTCCCATGTGGATGCCTTGGGATCCAAGAAATACTGGGACATCCCCGGAAACTCGCCCGAGCTGGTCATCTGCTTCCTGCCTGCGGAATCAATCTTGGCGGCGGCGCTCGAAGCGGACCCGGCACTCTTGGACCACGCCCTCTCCCGGAACGTCGTACTGGCTTCGCCCGGCACTCTGTTGGCCGTTCTTAAGTCCGTTGCCTTCACCTGGCGCCAGGACGTTTTGACTGACAACGCCCGGGAACTCTTCGAGCTCGCCCGGCAGCTGTACGAACGCATGGGCACCCTTGGTGAGAACGTGGGAAAGCTGGGTTCGTCGTTGAAGACCTCGGTGGATCGCTATAACGCCCTTGTCGGAACGCTGGAGGCCCGTGTCTTGCCCACGGCGCGCAAACTCAACGCCATGGACACAGAAGGCCTGCAGTCACCGCCCGCAGTGGAAGCAGTGCCGCGGACCTTGGCCGCACCCGAACTCATCGAAGGAGAATCGGCGGCCTAG
- the ychF gene encoding redox-regulated ATPase YchF produces the protein MALTIGIVGLPNVGKSTLFNALTRNQVLAANYPFATIEPNVGVVNLPDPRLQKLAEVFGSQRLLPAVVSFVDIAGIVKGASEGEGLGNKFLANIREAEAIAQVIRVFDDPDVVHVDGKVDPRSDIETINTELILADLQTIEKAIPRIEKEVKIKKREAAELAAILAAQAVLERGDTIFSSVKSDKLEMEHLKELSLLTAKPFIYVFNSDEGILGSPEKQEELRALVAPADCIFLDAKLESDLVELDEEEAREMLEMNGQDESGLDQLARVGFHTLGLQTYLTAGPKEARAWTIHRGDTAPQAAGVIHTDFQRGFIKAEVVSFDDLIDAGSMAEAKSRGKVRIEGKEYVMADGDVVEFRFNV, from the coding sequence GTGGCTCTTACTATTGGCATCGTCGGACTGCCCAACGTCGGCAAATCAACTCTTTTCAACGCACTGACCCGCAACCAGGTGCTGGCAGCGAACTATCCGTTCGCCACCATCGAGCCCAACGTTGGTGTCGTCAACCTGCCGGACCCGCGCCTGCAGAAGTTGGCGGAGGTCTTCGGGTCCCAGCGCCTCCTGCCGGCCGTTGTCTCGTTCGTGGACATCGCCGGGATCGTGAAGGGCGCCTCCGAAGGTGAAGGCCTGGGCAACAAGTTCCTCGCGAACATCCGCGAGGCAGAAGCCATCGCCCAAGTCATTCGTGTCTTCGATGACCCGGACGTGGTCCACGTCGACGGCAAGGTCGATCCGCGCTCCGATATTGAGACGATCAACACCGAGTTGATCCTGGCAGACCTCCAGACGATCGAAAAGGCCATTCCGCGGATCGAAAAAGAAGTCAAGATCAAGAAGCGGGAAGCCGCGGAACTGGCGGCAATCCTGGCCGCCCAGGCCGTGTTGGAACGTGGCGACACCATCTTCTCCTCGGTCAAGAGCGACAAGCTGGAGATGGAGCACCTCAAGGAGCTCAGCCTCCTCACGGCCAAACCTTTCATCTACGTCTTCAACTCGGATGAGGGAATCTTGGGCAGCCCGGAAAAGCAGGAGGAATTGCGTGCCTTGGTGGCGCCGGCAGACTGCATTTTCCTTGATGCCAAGCTGGAATCCGATCTCGTCGAACTCGACGAAGAAGAAGCCCGCGAGATGCTCGAGATGAACGGCCAGGACGAATCCGGCCTTGACCAGCTGGCACGGGTCGGTTTCCACACGCTAGGGCTGCAGACTTACCTGACGGCCGGTCCCAAGGAAGCCCGCGCCTGGACCATCCACCGGGGCGATACCGCGCCCCAGGCCGCAGGAGTCATCCACACGGATTTCCAGCGGGGATTCATCAAAGCTGAAGTTGTCTCCTTCGACGACCTTATCGATGCCGGTTCCATGGCCGAGGCCAAGTCCCGCGGCAAGGTCCGTATTGAAGGCAAGGAATATGTCATGGCCGACGGCGATGTGGTGGAGTTCCGCTTCAACGTGTAG
- a CDS encoding ABC transporter family substrate-binding protein, with protein MRFGRTSKAVGIAAIAVMALSACAGNSGGNTPSTGAAKSGGTATVVEVNAFNTFNPNTADGNTDINSKISYATHSGFYYIDNKLNVVHNDKFGSMEKVSDNPLTVKYTINDGVKWSDGTPVSAADLLLQWAAFSGYYDDADPKAKTGTSYFSYAGDNTGLSLTDFPEISNNNKTLTLKYSKPFADWEIALGGPGIDVPAHVLAQKAGLKDTQALIDFFKSKPRGDSKAPLPADPKLKAMSDMWNTGFDTKTLPADPTLFLSNGPYIVKSMNQDQSLTMVRNKDYNWGPTPNLDEITVRYIGSAPAQVQALKNGEADIIAPQASADTLDQLKALTSQGVTVDQGNQLAFDHLDLNFSGPLADQNVRTAFMKTVPRKDIVSKIVGKLDPNAKPLDSQIFVPQQAAYADSAKNNGSSAYQDVDIDGAKKLLNGATPEIRIMYNKDNPNRVDAFSLIRESATKAGFKIVDGGLGASDWGKALGKGGYDATIFGWINPGVGVSGVPQIFKTAGGNNFNQFSNTDADQLMEQLVVTTDRSKQDDLEKQIDKKIWDSAYGVPLFQSVNVDAYSDRITGVKLMPNQTGVWWNFWEWAQK; from the coding sequence ATGCGTTTCGGACGTACTTCCAAAGCAGTGGGTATTGCGGCAATCGCCGTGATGGCACTGAGCGCCTGCGCCGGCAACTCCGGTGGCAATACCCCATCCACTGGAGCAGCCAAGTCGGGCGGCACGGCCACCGTGGTCGAGGTCAACGCTTTCAACACCTTCAACCCCAACACAGCCGACGGCAACACGGACATCAACTCCAAGATCAGCTACGCAACGCACTCGGGCTTCTACTACATCGACAACAAGTTGAACGTTGTTCACAACGACAAGTTCGGCTCGATGGAAAAGGTCTCGGACAACCCACTGACCGTGAAGTACACCATCAATGATGGCGTGAAGTGGTCCGACGGTACCCCGGTTTCCGCAGCCGATCTCCTCCTGCAGTGGGCAGCGTTCTCCGGTTACTACGATGACGCCGACCCCAAAGCCAAGACCGGTACCTCGTATTTCTCCTACGCCGGTGACAACACAGGCCTGAGTCTCACGGACTTCCCGGAGATCAGCAACAACAACAAGACCCTCACGCTTAAGTACTCCAAGCCGTTCGCTGACTGGGAGATCGCGCTCGGCGGTCCCGGCATTGACGTTCCTGCCCACGTCCTTGCCCAGAAGGCCGGCCTGAAGGACACCCAGGCCTTGATTGACTTCTTCAAGAGCAAGCCCCGCGGAGACTCCAAGGCACCGCTGCCTGCGGACCCGAAGCTGAAGGCAATGTCGGACATGTGGAACACCGGCTTCGACACGAAGACGCTTCCCGCGGACCCCACCCTGTTCCTCTCAAACGGTCCTTACATCGTCAAGAGCATGAACCAGGACCAGTCCCTCACGATGGTCCGGAACAAGGACTACAACTGGGGACCGACTCCTAACCTGGACGAAATCACCGTCCGATACATCGGTTCGGCACCGGCACAGGTTCAAGCCCTCAAGAACGGCGAGGCGGACATCATTGCCCCGCAGGCTTCCGCTGACACGCTTGACCAGCTCAAGGCGCTCACGAGCCAAGGCGTCACCGTTGACCAGGGCAACCAGCTGGCCTTCGATCACTTGGACCTGAATTTCTCGGGCCCGCTGGCCGACCAAAACGTGCGCACGGCTTTCATGAAGACAGTGCCCCGCAAGGACATCGTCAGCAAGATTGTCGGCAAGCTTGACCCGAACGCGAAGCCGCTGGATTCGCAGATCTTCGTTCCCCAGCAGGCTGCATACGCTGATTCCGCCAAGAACAATGGCTCCTCGGCCTACCAGGACGTGGACATTGATGGTGCCAAGAAGCTCCTGAACGGTGCTACGCCGGAAATCCGCATCATGTACAACAAGGACAACCCGAACCGTGTTGACGCTTTCTCTCTGATCCGCGAATCCGCCACCAAGGCGGGCTTCAAGATCGTCGACGGCGGCCTCGGTGCCTCCGACTGGGGCAAGGCGCTCGGCAAGGGCGGCTACGATGCCACGATCTTCGGTTGGATCAACCCGGGCGTCGGAGTCTCCGGCGTTCCGCAGATCTTCAAGACCGCCGGCGGCAACAACTTCAACCAGTTCAGCAACACCGATGCCGACCAGTTGATGGAGCAGCTCGTGGTCACCACGGACCGCAGCAAGCAGGATGACCTTGAGAAGCAGATCGACAAGAAGATCTGGGACAGCGCATACGGTGTTCCGCTCTTCCAATCGGTGAACGTGGACGCCTACAGCGACCGCATCACGGGCGTAAAGCTCATGCCGAACCAGACCGGTGTCTGGTGGAACTTCTGGGAGTGGGCTCAGAAGTAG
- a CDS encoding ABC transporter permease, whose product MLTYIVRRLVTAALILLGASFLVYLLTALSGDPLAEFRASSAPNRQALMDSRTNLLDLDTPAPLRYFKWLGGAAQCLVPFGNACNLGKNIAGQPITEALGFALVQTLTLVTGATILAILIGISLGVVTALRQYSALDYGVTFMAFLFFSLPIFWVAVLLKEFGAIGFNDFLRNPEIPPAVALGIGAVLGVIGAVVVGGAAKRRLIVGGSVFVAVSLVLFYFSLTQWFRNPGLGPVIIAILGAGIAVGITILVSGLKNRKALQSSLIVVGIGVVAYFAVQPLLNEATGLMIFLLAIATILVGVAVGYFMGGYDRGQSMRAAAITAFLVGALVIVDRFMQAWPAYFSNSRVRGRPIATIGAGTPNIQGDFWILSTDTLTHLVLPTVALILVSLASYTRFTRSSMLEIMNMDFIRTARAKGLSERSVIMGHAFRNALIPIATIVAFDIGALIGGAVITETVFSVRGMGFLFIDGLLHTDPNPVMGVFLCVAVTAMVFNLIADLAYSALDPRVRIKA is encoded by the coding sequence ATGTTGACCTATATCGTCCGTCGGCTCGTCACCGCCGCACTCATTCTTCTTGGAGCATCATTCCTGGTGTATCTCCTGACAGCGTTGTCTGGAGACCCCCTGGCAGAGTTCCGGGCCAGCAGCGCACCAAACAGGCAAGCGCTAATGGACTCGCGAACCAATTTGCTCGATCTCGACACTCCCGCACCCTTGCGCTACTTCAAGTGGCTGGGTGGCGCCGCCCAATGCCTGGTGCCTTTTGGAAACGCCTGCAACCTGGGCAAGAACATCGCGGGGCAGCCAATTACGGAGGCGCTCGGCTTCGCGTTGGTTCAGACCCTGACACTCGTCACGGGCGCAACCATTCTGGCCATCCTCATCGGCATCTCGCTCGGTGTTGTCACTGCGCTCCGTCAGTACAGCGCTTTGGACTATGGCGTGACGTTCATGGCCTTCCTGTTCTTCTCCTTGCCGATCTTCTGGGTGGCTGTACTCCTCAAGGAATTCGGCGCCATCGGCTTCAACGACTTCCTGCGAAATCCGGAAATACCACCGGCTGTGGCCCTCGGGATTGGTGCCGTTCTCGGCGTCATCGGCGCAGTGGTCGTCGGCGGGGCAGCCAAGCGCCGGTTGATCGTCGGTGGTTCGGTTTTCGTAGCTGTCTCGCTTGTCCTCTTCTACTTCTCCTTGACGCAGTGGTTCCGCAATCCCGGTTTGGGGCCGGTCATCATCGCCATCCTCGGTGCGGGAATCGCCGTCGGAATCACCATCCTGGTTTCCGGTCTTAAGAACCGGAAGGCGCTGCAATCGAGCCTGATCGTGGTCGGTATCGGCGTCGTCGCCTACTTTGCGGTGCAACCGTTGCTCAATGAAGCAACCGGACTCATGATTTTCCTCCTCGCGATTGCCACCATTCTGGTGGGCGTAGCGGTGGGCTATTTCATGGGTGGCTATGATCGCGGCCAATCGATGCGGGCCGCCGCGATCACCGCCTTCCTGGTCGGGGCCCTCGTCATCGTGGACCGTTTCATGCAAGCCTGGCCCGCCTATTTCAGCAACAGCAGGGTGCGTGGTCGTCCCATTGCCACCATCGGGGCCGGAACCCCGAACATCCAAGGCGATTTCTGGATTTTGTCAACCGACACGCTTACGCACCTTGTCCTGCCGACGGTTGCCTTGATCCTGGTGTCCTTGGCGAGCTACACGCGGTTTACGCGCTCCTCGATGCTGGAAATCATGAACATGGACTTCATCAGGACCGCACGGGCAAAGGGACTGAGCGAACGTTCAGTGATCATGGGTCACGCCTTCCGCAATGCCCTGATTCCGATCGCGACGATTGTGGCCTTCGACATTGGAGCCCTGATCGGCGGCGCCGTCATTACGGAGACGGTTTTCTCTGTTCGAGGCATGGGCTTCCTGTTCATCGACGGACTTCTGCACACCGACCCCAACCCGGTGATGGGTGTATTCCTGTGTGTGGCCGTTACGGCCATGGTCTTCAACCTGATAGCGGACCTCGCTTACTCCGCACTCGACCCACGTGTAAGGATCAAAGCATGA
- a CDS encoding ABC transporter permease yields MSQPTQEEELLAHQALAEAAATQTGSELTSGLSQGQIVRKRFFGHTGALIGLAVFVAIFLLAFTSVGAFGLPGWWKYNYLDVSPLVNDGAPTSSLWPPAWGEHPFGQDRIGRDLFAMAMRGAQQSITVMLLIGGIAGAIGAIIGGLAGYFRGWVEAILMRLTDVIIIIPVLLLAAVVGQIASRRDEGSWIAGFASSNGVVILGIFLGLVSWVGLARLVRGEFLTLREREFVDAARISGASNARIIFKHILPNAVGVLIVNVTLTMSAAILLETALSYLGLGVHSPDTSLGLLISQNQEAFATRPWLFWYPGLFIILICLSINFIGDGLRDAFDPRQKKFKAKSAVETSRHSSTTAPLTDTPKGA; encoded by the coding sequence ATGAGCCAGCCAACACAAGAGGAAGAACTCCTCGCGCACCAGGCGCTCGCCGAAGCTGCAGCCACCCAAACAGGCAGCGAACTTACCAGCGGCCTCAGCCAGGGCCAGATTGTCCGCAAGAGATTTTTCGGCCACACGGGCGCCCTCATAGGTTTGGCAGTCTTCGTGGCGATTTTCCTGCTCGCGTTCACGTCCGTGGGTGCTTTCGGCCTGCCTGGATGGTGGAAGTACAACTACCTGGACGTCTCGCCGCTCGTCAATGACGGCGCCCCGACGTCGTCCTTGTGGCCCCCCGCCTGGGGCGAGCATCCGTTCGGCCAAGACCGGATCGGGCGCGACCTGTTTGCCATGGCGATGCGTGGCGCACAGCAGTCCATCACGGTAATGCTCCTGATCGGTGGCATTGCGGGTGCGATCGGCGCGATCATCGGGGGACTGGCAGGCTACTTCCGAGGCTGGGTCGAGGCCATCCTCATGCGCCTCACCGACGTCATCATCATCATTCCCGTGCTGCTTCTGGCCGCAGTGGTCGGCCAGATCGCCAGCCGAAGGGACGAAGGAAGTTGGATTGCCGGCTTTGCTTCCAGCAACGGCGTGGTCATCCTGGGTATTTTCCTGGGACTTGTGAGCTGGGTTGGCCTGGCCCGTCTTGTCCGTGGCGAGTTCTTGACCCTTCGTGAGCGGGAGTTCGTGGATGCCGCCCGGATTTCAGGTGCGTCCAATGCCAGGATCATCTTCAAGCACATCCTCCCGAATGCGGTCGGCGTGCTGATCGTCAATGTCACCCTGACGATGTCGGCTGCGATCCTGCTTGAGACGGCCCTCAGTTACCTTGGCCTCGGCGTGCACTCACCCGATACCTCCCTGGGCTTGTTGATCTCCCAGAACCAGGAGGCCTTCGCTACCCGTCCGTGGCTGTTCTGGTACCCGGGTCTGTTCATCATTCTTATCTGCCTCAGCATCAACTTCATCGGCGACGGCCTGCGGGATGCCTTCGATCCGCGGCAGAAGAAGTTCAAAGCCAAGAGCGCCGTCGAAACCAGCCGTCATTCAAGCACGACGGCGCCGCTCACCGATACTCCGAAGGGCGCCTGA
- a CDS encoding PH domain-containing protein: MSQEPHAGNAEIFKARTSKLFAWICWGVATFGVLVTLVVAGPSALPGTIPLLFVAFLGWLLFWRPAVVVRDTHVTLENPYRTIDVPWDALVHVDTRYALTLITPRKKYPAWAAPAPGIWGGRHARPEHLKGLPGSTYGPGSSVRPGDLKNTDSGIAAVLVRTRWQNLVESGRIEPGRAEDAVVAVAVGWFRVAATVILAAASYWAVFLQ, translated from the coding sequence ATGAGCCAAGAGCCACATGCTGGAAATGCCGAAATCTTCAAGGCCCGCACCAGCAAGCTGTTTGCCTGGATTTGCTGGGGAGTTGCGACCTTCGGCGTGCTGGTGACGCTCGTGGTGGCCGGGCCAAGTGCGCTTCCGGGCACTATCCCGCTGCTCTTCGTCGCTTTCCTTGGCTGGTTGCTTTTCTGGCGTCCGGCCGTGGTGGTCCGGGACACCCACGTCACACTGGAGAATCCCTACCGGACCATCGACGTTCCGTGGGACGCCCTGGTCCACGTGGACACCCGCTACGCCCTCACCCTGATAACTCCGCGGAAGAAATATCCGGCGTGGGCTGCGCCGGCCCCCGGCATCTGGGGCGGGCGCCATGCCCGCCCTGAGCACCTGAAAGGGCTCCCGGGCTCCACGTATGGTCCTGGCAGCTCCGTTCGTCCCGGAGACCTCAAGAACACGGACTCCGGAATCGCAGCGGTCCTGGTCCGCACCCGTTGGCAGAACCTCGTGGAGTCGGGCCGCATTGAGCCCGGCCGCGCGGAAGACGCCGTGGTGGCCGTGGCTGTTGGATGGTTCCGGGTAGCGGCCACGGTGATTCTTGCCGCGGCCAGCTACTGGGCGGTCTTCCTGCAATAG
- a CDS encoding ABC transporter ATP-binding protein, giving the protein MTDNASPEPEATQLETASDKTVPGSVVLEVRNLSVDFGVEKKWVPAAIGLNYEVRAGEVLAIVGESGSGKSASSMALLDLLPSNSRVSGSVKLSGKELLGAKSSAIREVRGKDVAVIFQEPMTALNPVYTVGAQIVETIRLHNVVSPAEAKERALRMLELVELPDPEKAFKSYPHQLSGGQRQRAMIAQSLSCDPKLLIADEPTTALDVTVQAEILDLMRHLRNKLDSAIVLITHDMGVVADLADRIAVMRKGVIVETGTAQQIFSNPQHEYTQALLAAVPHLGQGAENADVDVTAALAAATNTELESVEHDELLRRERQNQAALKAAAEEAARPKGEPVLELIDVAIEYPKQGRVPAFRAVEGANLVIYPGQVVGLVGESGSGKTTIGRAAVGLLPVAAGSMRVVGQDISAAKRNGKQLHEVRRDIGMVFQDPSSSLNPRLPIGESIGEPMFLAGVAKGLDLQKRIETLLDQVELPRGYRNRYPHELSGGQKQRVGIARALSLQPKLMVADEPTSALDVSVQAKVLELFQNLQKELGFACLFVTHDLAVVDVLADRICVMQRGRIVEQGTREQILRNPQEPYTQRLLAAVPLPDPEKQRERRELRAQLMAAGIE; this is encoded by the coding sequence ATGACTGACAACGCCAGCCCCGAACCAGAGGCAACCCAACTCGAGACTGCCTCCGATAAGACTGTGCCGGGGAGCGTGGTGCTGGAAGTCCGCAATCTCAGTGTGGACTTCGGCGTGGAGAAAAAATGGGTCCCGGCCGCCATTGGACTGAATTATGAAGTCAGGGCAGGCGAGGTCCTTGCGATCGTCGGGGAATCCGGCTCTGGAAAGAGCGCCAGTTCCATGGCTTTGCTCGATTTGCTGCCAAGCAACAGCAGAGTCAGCGGGAGCGTGAAGCTCTCGGGCAAGGAGTTGCTTGGCGCCAAGTCGAGCGCCATTCGGGAAGTCCGCGGCAAGGACGTGGCGGTGATCTTCCAGGAGCCCATGACTGCCCTCAACCCCGTCTATACGGTGGGAGCACAGATCGTGGAGACCATCCGGCTGCACAACGTCGTCTCCCCGGCCGAAGCCAAGGAACGGGCATTGCGCATGTTGGAGCTGGTGGAACTCCCGGACCCGGAAAAGGCCTTCAAGTCGTATCCCCACCAGCTTTCCGGCGGCCAGCGTCAGCGCGCCATGATCGCCCAATCGTTGTCCTGCGATCCGAAACTCCTCATCGCGGATGAACCCACCACTGCACTGGACGTGACAGTCCAAGCCGAGATCCTGGACCTGATGCGCCATCTGCGCAACAAACTGGACAGTGCCATCGTCCTCATCACGCACGATATGGGCGTCGTGGCAGACCTCGCTGACCGCATAGCAGTCATGCGCAAGGGCGTCATTGTGGAGACGGGTACCGCGCAACAGATTTTCAGCAACCCGCAGCATGAGTACACCCAGGCGCTTCTGGCGGCCGTTCCGCACTTGGGACAGGGGGCAGAAAATGCCGACGTCGACGTGACCGCAGCTTTGGCTGCGGCAACCAACACGGAACTGGAATCGGTTGAACACGACGAGCTGCTTCGTAGGGAACGGCAGAACCAGGCGGCTCTGAAGGCGGCGGCGGAAGAGGCTGCCAGGCCCAAGGGCGAGCCCGTGCTCGAGTTGATCGATGTAGCGATCGAGTACCCCAAACAAGGCCGGGTTCCCGCATTCCGCGCCGTTGAGGGGGCCAACTTGGTGATCTACCCCGGCCAAGTGGTGGGCCTTGTGGGCGAGTCAGGATCCGGCAAAACGACCATTGGACGCGCCGCCGTCGGGCTCTTGCCTGTGGCCGCGGGCAGCATGCGGGTGGTAGGGCAGGACATTTCGGCCGCCAAGCGGAACGGGAAGCAACTGCACGAGGTCCGGCGCGATATCGGCATGGTCTTCCAGGATCCATCGTCGTCGCTGAACCCGCGCCTGCCTATCGGCGAAAGCATCGGCGAACCCATGTTCCTTGCCGGGGTCGCCAAGGGCCTTGATTTGCAGAAGCGGATTGAAACCCTCCTGGACCAGGTGGAGCTGCCGCGAGGCTACCGGAACCGGTATCCGCATGAATTGTCAGGCGGACAGAAGCAGCGTGTGGGAATCGCCCGTGCACTATCCCTCCAGCCCAAACTCATGGTGGCCGATGAGCCCACGTCGGCTCTGGACGTCTCGGTGCAGGCAAAGGTTTTGGAACTCTTCCAGAACCTGCAGAAGGAACTGGGGTTCGCGTGCCTTTTCGTCACGCACGACCTCGCCGTCGTTGACGTGCTCGCAGACCGGATCTGCGTGATGCAGCGGGGCCGGATCGTGGAGCAGGGTACGCGGGAGCAGATCCTTCGCAATCCACAGGAACCCTACACGCAGAGGCTGTTGGCCGCAGTGCCCCTCCCGGACCCCGAGAAGCAGCGCGAGCGCCGGGAACTGCGCGCCCAACTCATGGCGGCCGGCATCGAGTAG